In Corylus avellana chromosome ca2, CavTom2PMs-1.0, the following proteins share a genomic window:
- the LOC132170544 gene encoding mitochondrial succinate-fumarate transporter 1-like, with protein MTMKEEQPPQQQQSPKKTIPPYMKAISGSLGGVVEACCLQPIDVIKTRLQLDRSGTYKGIIHCGSTISRSEGVRALWKGLTPFATHLTLKYTLRMWSNAMLQSAFKDSASGKLSNQARLLSGFGAGVLEALVIVTPFEVVKIRLQQQRGLSPELLKYKGPVHCARMIIREEGLRGLWAGAAPTVMRNGTNQSAMFTAKNAFDVLLWKKHEGDGKVLQPWQSMISGFLAGTAGPVCTGPFDVVKTRLMAQTREGGVLKYKGMIHAIRTIYAEEGLRALWKGLLPRLMRIPPGQAIMWAVADQVTGLYERRYLRSAPL; from the exons ATGACCATGAAAGAGGAACAACCGCCACAACAGCAACAAAGTCCCAAGAAGACGATCCCACCGTACATGAAAGCCATATCGGGCTCGCTCGGCGGGGTCGTGGAGGCCTGTTGTCTACAGCCCATCGACGTCATCAAGACCAGGCTACAGCTCGACCGGTCCGGGACCTACAAGGGCATCATCCACTGCGGTTCCACGATCTCGCGCTCAGAGGGCGTGCGGGCTCTCTGGAAGGGATTGACCCCCTTTGCGACGCATTTGACACTCAAGTACACTCTTCGGATGTGGTCCAATGCGATGCTTCAGAGTGCATTTAAGGACTCCGCATCTGGGAAGCTCAGCAACCAAGCGCGCTTGCTCTCCGGGTTCGGTGCCGGGGTTCTCGAGGCTCTTGTGATCGTTACGCCATTTGAG GTGGTCAAGATCAGATTGCAGCAACAGAGGGGTTTGAGCCCTGAGCTTCTGAAGTATAAGGGTCCTGTGCACTGTGCTCGCATGATCATCCGGGAAGAAGGCCTCCGTGGTCTCTGGGCAGGGGCTGCTCCGACTGTGATGCGTAATGGGACAAACCAGTCTGCCATGTTTACAGCCAAAAATGCTTTTGATGTCCTCTTGTGGAAGAAACATGAAGGTGATGGGAAAGTCCTCCAACCATGGCAGTCTATGATATCAGGATTTCTTGCCGGTACAGCAGGTCCCGTGTGTACTGGACCCTTCGATGTCGTGAAAACAAGGTTGATGGCTCAGACCCGAGAGGGAGGTGTGTTGAAGTACAAAGGTATGATCCATGCCATAAGAACAATATACGCGGAGGAAGGGCTTCGTGCCTTGTGGAAAGGACTTCTGCCCCGGCTCATGAGGATACCGCCCGGCCAAGCCATAATGTGGGCTGTGGCTGACCAAGTGACTGGTTTGTATGAGAGGAGATATCTTCGTAGTGCACCCTTGTAG